In the Salvia splendens isolate huo1 chromosome 16, SspV2, whole genome shotgun sequence genome, TCGAATGTGCCTTCGAGCTCGATGTTTCTGAGATTTGGATCACTCTCATGGTCTCTGATCGATAGCTTGGCCCCCGTTTGCCGGCATATCTGCTTCGAGTTCACTCCTCCTTTCCCGATGACAGCGCCAGCAAGGGAAGCATCCACGCTGATCTTGGCAGTGGCTGATGCGCCGAAGCTGACTGGAGGTGGTGGTTCCATTCGGCCGCCACCAAACCTACCGGGCATGGGTCCACCACCACCACGATGATCCTCATGAGATGGTGCAATGGGTTTACCGAGCTCCCATTCCCCGTGTGCGAAGTGGCATTTGTCTCCAAATTTGCAGCCTCCTTCAGTTTTGAATTTGTTGCATACTTTGGTTTTGACAGCACCTGGAGCAGCACCATTCTGGCCATGCTGGCCATGCATGGGACCTCCTGCCGTTCTGGGGGTTGGAGCCGGGGCCAAGTTCATCATCTGAGCAACAGCATTGTAGCCACCAGGAACATAGTGGAGGAAGTGGCAATTCTCACCAAAGGGACAACCAGAAACGCTGCAGAAACAATGCAAAACTAATTACATTACATGACTGCTGCAGAAAGGTCTTAGCCGCTCAGCAGGAAAACAATGAATCCCTTATCATTTTTCTGCAGAAAGCACTCATACAAATATACTAGTAAATTTTGCCACAAATCATATAACTGACTTCAGCATTTTCAAAATAGCATGTGCAAACATAAGACAACTATTAGCTTCATGCCTACTTAGCATTAGTCCCTTTGTAAGtgtcttttttttccttttagaaGAACTATCACAAATAAATCACCAGTAACATGGAAGGATAAGGACAATCAATGATTAGAGTATTAGAGACTAAATAGATGTTTCACATAGCCTCCGAAAATTTCTTCTTTAAATATGAAGGATAACTTTGTGCAATTAGAGTCTTAGAGGTGACCCCAGTAACCGAGATCTTCAAGAGTAGATACCAAAAGTCCCTTTCTTTGATCAATTTTGCAATTAACTTTGTCAAATCTTGAATAATCATATAATATGATCATTGATGACACATACTTGACATTTACTTTCTATCCATTCACATCAGATACAAAGAGAAAACCCAGGTTAAAGCCAAAACATCAAAATCCAACCAAGCAA is a window encoding:
- the LOC121772457 gene encoding zinc finger CCCH domain-containing protein 14-like, which translates into the protein MDTRKRGRPEFSNGGGFKKSKPEMDSLSSGIGSKSKPCTKFFSVSGCPFGENCHFLHYVPGGYNAVAQMMNLAPAPTPRTAGGPMHGQHGQNGAAPGAVKTKVCNKFKTEGGCKFGDKCHFAHGEWELGKPIAPSHEDHRGGGGPMPGRFGGGRMEPPPPVSFGASATAKISVDASLAGAVIGKGGVNSKQICRQTGAKLSIRDHESDPNLRNIELEGTFEQIQQASAMVRELIVSIGPGSGPGKGFGGGGGPASTGSNFKTKLCENFTKGSCTFGERCHFAHGEAELRKTG